In Paenibacillus sonchi, a single genomic region encodes these proteins:
- a CDS encoding sensor histidine kinase: MKIRRRLTLRFVLHSAIAGLVVLLIAAVTVYWVLMRLSEITLSNNFASVGLERLVESSEFGADGIVFERKLLEQVKQNNGWLQSLDENGKVEKSYNKPSDVPLQYNPGELAAYWQLQKDFPYDVYLWIQEKQGRVYTLLYGVPKVIEPLLQAVREEHSSYMDGRLILPEKTGSKIQALGGYVQLLDLEGRELAALNRPESIPDTYTIQELALRSKYPERYDYRMTFAYDENTGETWVVGLPNKTEGRSSKNSLISAEMRIVLTGIAGMLGATLLIFALLSFLNALRFGAPMFHMLAWLDSLGRGTYDEPADRNGRPHSRLSSGKWRRRYSTFAEVMLSMDQLTVILRRDEERRRQTETLREEWITGITHDLKTPLSSIKGYAHLLAEDAYDWSPEEVRKFSAIMLEKSAHMDTLISDLAITYRQRSGIHAPQIEEVKMNAWLGNALVQAAANPEYGEGRIIYQAPDKEITASICRPWMERVVGNLTANALLHNSSDTRLTVTLSEGADGGLTIIFRDNGQGMDEQTTANLFERYYRGGDTASTTNGSGLGMAISKGLVEAMGGQITVSSAPGKGTEIRLSWDAHE; the protein is encoded by the coding sequence ATGAAGATAAGAAGGCGGCTCACACTTAGATTCGTGCTGCATTCGGCCATTGCCGGATTGGTAGTGCTGCTCATTGCGGCAGTTACCGTCTACTGGGTGCTGATGCGGCTGTCGGAGATCACTCTTTCCAATAATTTTGCTTCGGTTGGTTTAGAGCGGCTGGTTGAATCCTCTGAGTTCGGAGCGGACGGGATAGTCTTTGAACGGAAGCTTCTGGAACAAGTGAAGCAAAATAACGGCTGGCTCCAGAGCCTGGACGAAAACGGAAAGGTGGAGAAATCCTACAACAAGCCTTCCGATGTTCCCCTGCAGTACAATCCGGGGGAGCTGGCCGCATATTGGCAGCTGCAAAAGGATTTTCCTTATGACGTCTACCTCTGGATTCAGGAAAAACAGGGCAGAGTGTACACACTTCTCTATGGAGTACCAAAGGTGATAGAGCCATTGCTGCAGGCGGTCAGAGAAGAGCACTCCTCCTACATGGATGGCAGGCTTATACTCCCCGAAAAGACAGGGAGCAAAATTCAGGCACTGGGAGGGTACGTACAGCTGCTGGATCTGGAGGGCCGCGAGCTGGCAGCGCTCAACCGGCCGGAATCCATTCCGGACACCTACACTATACAAGAGCTTGCTTTGCGTTCGAAATATCCCGAAAGATACGACTACCGCATGACTTTTGCCTATGATGAGAATACCGGGGAGACCTGGGTGGTAGGTTTGCCTAACAAGACAGAAGGGCGTTCATCCAAAAATTCCTTGATCTCTGCAGAAATGCGCATTGTGCTGACCGGAATTGCCGGAATGCTGGGGGCGACTCTGCTGATCTTTGCGCTGCTGTCCTTCTTGAATGCACTCCGCTTCGGTGCGCCTATGTTCCACATGCTGGCTTGGCTCGATTCCCTCGGGCGGGGGACTTATGACGAGCCCGCAGACCGCAATGGACGCCCGCACAGCCGGCTCAGTTCAGGGAAATGGAGGCGGCGCTATTCTACTTTTGCTGAAGTCATGCTGTCTATGGATCAGCTGACTGTCATTCTGCGGCGCGATGAAGAGCGGCGGCGGCAGACGGAAACACTGCGTGAAGAGTGGATTACCGGCATCACCCATGACCTCAAAACCCCTCTTTCCTCCATAAAAGGCTACGCCCATTTACTTGCGGAGGATGCTTATGACTGGTCCCCGGAAGAAGTCCGCAAATTTTCTGCCATCATGCTGGAGAAGTCGGCCCATATGGATACGCTGATCAGTGATTTGGCGATTACGTACCGGCAGCGATCAGGTATTCACGCCCCGCAGATCGAAGAGGTGAAGATGAATGCATGGCTCGGCAATGCCTTGGTGCAGGCTGCAGCCAACCCGGAGTATGGAGAGGGGCGGATTATTTATCAAGCCCCTGATAAAGAGATTACGGCCAGCATCTGTCGGCCCTGGATGGAGAGGGTGGTCGGCAATTTAACCGCCAATGCCCTGCTGCACAATTCTTCAGACACCCGGCTTACTGTGACACTAAGCGAGGGGGCTGACGGCGGGCTGACGATTATTTTCCGGGACAATGGCCAGGGGATGGATGAGCAGACGACGGCGAATTTGTTCGAACGGTATTACCGCGGGGGAGATACGGCTTCCACAACCAACGGGTCGGGCCTGGGTATGGCAATCTCCAAGGGACTGGTTGAGGCGATGGGCGGACAGATCACCGTGAGCTCAGCACCCGGCAAAGGAACGGAGATCCGGCTTAGCTGGGATGCCCATGAGTAG
- a CDS encoding peptidoglycan DD-metalloendopeptidase family protein, with the protein MNKRPESSAAPTQNAAQIKPTASPETGDRGQQGVQPENLAQALLSGNYSGIYKRFSPEFKQQISEAEVAEMGSDFIQGVTAFNPSTVMLLNGSEQRVWTSEAGDKGIIAVFDDSGAILGLNITGLSTYPDTDNALTKTAMTLPFQGEWLVFWGGSNVLNNYHYEYASQRYAYDFVQAADGFSYEGDPLDNESYHAFGQNITAPADGVVIEVVNDIPDNTPVGVMNEKEPAGNVVVIDHGGEYSFLAHLKQGSVTVKKGDPVKAGDVIGKAGNSGNSSEPHLHYQVSDGADLFSSRSLNIRWKDNLQPLRGQTVALKPHIQP; encoded by the coding sequence ATGAATAAACGCCCGGAGTCATCTGCAGCCCCCACACAAAATGCGGCGCAGATTAAGCCGACAGCGTCACCAGAAACCGGTGACCGCGGACAACAGGGTGTACAGCCGGAGAATTTGGCGCAAGCTCTGTTAAGCGGGAATTACAGCGGAATTTATAAGCGGTTCAGTCCTGAATTTAAGCAGCAAATCAGCGAAGCTGAGGTTGCGGAAATGGGTTCGGACTTCATTCAGGGGGTTACAGCCTTTAACCCGTCCACGGTAATGCTGCTGAATGGCAGTGAACAACGGGTATGGACTAGCGAGGCAGGCGACAAAGGGATCATTGCCGTCTTCGATGATTCAGGTGCGATTCTCGGTCTGAACATTACAGGGTTGTCCACCTATCCCGATACGGATAACGCACTGACCAAAACCGCTATGACCCTGCCTTTCCAAGGGGAGTGGCTCGTATTCTGGGGTGGCAGCAACGTACTGAACAACTACCACTATGAGTACGCAAGCCAGCGTTATGCTTACGACTTCGTGCAGGCGGCCGATGGTTTCTCATACGAGGGAGATCCGCTGGACAATGAGAGCTACCATGCTTTTGGGCAGAATATCACCGCCCCCGCTGACGGAGTCGTTATCGAAGTCGTCAATGACATCCCCGATAATACGCCTGTTGGCGTCATGAATGAAAAAGAGCCCGCCGGCAATGTGGTGGTCATTGACCATGGCGGGGAATACAGCTTTCTGGCCCATCTGAAGCAAGGCTCGGTCACCGTGAAGAAAGGTGATCCGGTCAAAGCAGGCGATGTGATCGGGAAGGCCGGCAATTCCGGCAACTCCAGCGAGCCGCACCTGCATTACCAGGTATCGGACGGAGCCGACCTGTTCAGCTCCCGTTCCCTGAATATCCGGTGGAAAGACAACCTGCAACCGTTGAGGGGTCAGACTGTTGCACTCAAACCACATATTCAGCCATAA
- a CDS encoding DUF4097 family beta strand repeat-containing protein, whose protein sequence is MRWTWRLMIVGCLLLVTACSKGEATSSTQKLELEADKLTKLVIDNRNGEIEVSGADTDTIEVTAVVTAKGISMDKLKLKLRAEGAAAYLDASFGSQMLAMGSGAVDLVITLPRELAVEVDSHRDGKLKVADLSAPLEVDNVNGDLEVIDTKGPVTLSNRDGDITVRNIETDVNIHNINGHIAVTQVEGSVEAAVGDGSLELDHISGDAVISQTGNGEIKLGAIGGNVSRK, encoded by the coding sequence ATGCGCTGGACATGGAGATTAATGATCGTAGGCTGCCTGCTGCTGGTAACCGCCTGCAGCAAGGGTGAAGCAACGTCGTCAACGCAAAAGCTTGAACTGGAGGCTGACAAGCTGACGAAGCTGGTCATAGACAACCGCAACGGAGAAATTGAAGTAAGCGGCGCAGATACGGATACGATTGAGGTCACCGCTGTGGTCACCGCCAAAGGCATAAGTATGGATAAATTGAAGCTGAAGCTGCGGGCAGAAGGGGCTGCTGCTTATTTGGATGCTTCCTTTGGCAGCCAGATGCTGGCTATGGGTTCCGGGGCTGTCGATCTGGTGATTACCCTTCCGCGTGAACTCGCTGTGGAAGTGGACTCGCACCGGGACGGCAAGCTTAAGGTGGCTGATCTCTCGGCCCCGCTGGAGGTGGACAACGTGAACGGGGATTTAGAGGTAATCGACACCAAAGGCCCGGTAACGCTCTCCAACCGGGACGGCGATATCACCGTGCGCAATATCGAGACGGACGTTAATATCCATAATATCAATGGACATATTGCAGTAACCCAGGTAGAAGGCTCGGTCGAGGCTGCTGTCGGAGACGGGTCCCTGGAGCTGGATCATATTTCGGGCGATGCCGTGATTTCCCAGACCGGGAACGGTGAAATTAAGCTTGGGGCCATTGGCGGAAACGTAAGCCGAAAATAA
- a CDS encoding ABC transporter permease, translating into MKLINYIRNENMKIYKRKRTWVLIALVAVFVILQIINVRAGDGGTAAADWRSQLEQENHRLAAEAAEPDALQIEIRQAEKNILLNEYALQHNLPPETNAWSFAGDLSGNIIFAVSLISIIIAGEIAAAEFVSGTIKLLLTRSASRTEVYTAKYIAALLFGLGLTLVGLLLSLLFGGIMFGWGGLGDSYMYVKDHTVHQTPMLLSILGSYLFHLPFLLISVTLAFMISAGFRSSIFAIVIPLFVSVAGFVMAIAMNGWPWTRFFIFSHSDLSGYFLGDPAVKGMTLGFSLAFIGVHLAVMHLLSHTLFVKRDVS; encoded by the coding sequence TTGAAGCTGATCAACTATATCCGGAATGAGAATATGAAGATTTACAAAAGAAAACGCACCTGGGTGCTCATTGCTCTCGTTGCGGTCTTCGTCATCCTCCAGATCATCAACGTGCGTGCCGGGGATGGGGGCACCGCAGCGGCAGACTGGAGGTCGCAGCTTGAGCAGGAGAATCACCGGCTGGCAGCGGAAGCTGCCGAACCGGATGCGCTGCAGATTGAGATCCGGCAGGCGGAGAAAAATATTTTGCTGAACGAGTACGCCCTGCAGCATAATTTGCCGCCTGAGACGAATGCCTGGAGCTTTGCAGGGGATCTCTCAGGAAACATTATCTTTGCCGTCTCGCTGATCTCGATCATTATTGCCGGAGAGATTGCAGCTGCCGAATTTGTGTCCGGCACGATCAAGCTGCTGCTGACCCGCTCGGCCAGCCGGACAGAGGTGTATACCGCCAAATATATTGCCGCACTCCTCTTCGGGCTGGGATTGACGCTGGTTGGCCTGCTGCTCTCCCTGCTGTTCGGGGGAATCATGTTCGGCTGGGGCGGTCTGGGAGACAGCTATATGTATGTGAAGGATCACACCGTGCACCAGACGCCTATGCTGCTTTCCATCCTCGGCAGTTACTTGTTCCATCTTCCGTTTCTGCTGATTTCAGTTACGCTGGCTTTTATGATATCCGCGGGCTTCCGCAGTTCTATCTTTGCTATTGTCATTCCCTTGTTCGTCTCCGTGGCGGGATTTGTTATGGCCATCGCCATGAACGGCTGGCCGTGGACCCGTTTCTTTATTTTCTCCCATTCCGACCTTAGCGGTTATTTCTTGGGGGATCCGGCGGTGAAAGGGATGACCCTCGGTTTCTCTCTGGCTTTTATAGGAGTTCATCTGGCAGTCATGCATCTTCTTTCGCACACCTTGTTCGTCAAACGTGATGTCTCTTAA
- a CDS encoding response regulator transcription factor, producing the protein MNHAAILLVDDEESIIGLIRTVLYKEGFTDIDSAGTGEAAILACQSKVYDLIVLDVMLPGRSGIDICPFLRQTTNAPVLFLSARTSDFDKLTGFAVGGDDYMTKPFNPLELVARIRSQLRRYLGMVGGPEPVQVNALHKQPSEANAGQGRQPVQHHLRYDFGRFQVDEAAGELRVEGEVVACPALVFQLLLFFCKHPNRLFTKSELYERVWGEDALSDDNTVMVHIHRIRERIELEPANPVFLVNVRGLGYKLVQHSGRDKEQA; encoded by the coding sequence ATGAATCATGCTGCCATTCTGCTCGTCGATGACGAAGAGTCCATTATCGGGCTGATCAGGACGGTGCTGTACAAAGAAGGATTTACGGATATAGATTCGGCAGGGACAGGGGAAGCGGCAATTCTCGCCTGCCAGAGCAAGGTATATGACCTGATTGTACTGGATGTGATGCTGCCGGGACGCAGCGGTATTGATATTTGTCCTTTTCTGCGGCAGACGACAAATGCGCCTGTACTATTTCTGTCTGCGCGTACCTCCGATTTTGACAAGCTTACCGGCTTTGCTGTCGGCGGCGATGATTATATGACCAAACCGTTTAATCCGCTGGAGCTGGTGGCCCGGATCCGCTCGCAGCTGCGCCGCTACCTGGGGATGGTGGGCGGGCCGGAACCGGTTCAAGTGAATGCGCTCCATAAACAGCCTTCTGAGGCTAATGCCGGACAGGGGCGGCAGCCGGTTCAGCATCATCTCCGCTATGATTTTGGACGGTTTCAGGTGGATGAAGCGGCGGGTGAACTGAGAGTAGAAGGGGAGGTGGTCGCCTGCCCGGCGCTGGTGTTCCAACTGCTGCTGTTTTTCTGCAAGCATCCCAACCGGCTGTTCACCAAAAGCGAGCTGTACGAACGGGTATGGGGCGAGGATGCGCTAAGTGATGATAATACGGTCATGGTGCATATCCACCGGATCCGGGAACGGATTGAGCTGGAGCCGGCAAATCCCGTATTTCTGGTCAACGTCAGAGGACTGGGGTATAAGCTGGTGCAGCACAGCGGGAGGGACAAGGAACAGGCATGA